A stretch of DNA from Bacillota bacterium:
TCGCCGAAATACTGCACCAGATTATAGGTGAAACTATCATAGTTGTCGATAATCAGTAGCATCTCTGACCTCACTCGAGACCGGCTTCCGCCATCTCCACCGCGCGCATCAGCGCACCTGCTTTATTCAGGCACTCCTGATGTTCACGCTCCGGCACCGAGTCCGCAACGATTCCCGCTCCTGCCTGAATATAGGCAACCCCGTCTTTGATGACGATGGTACGGATGGCGATACAGGTATCCATGTCACCGCTGAAACTGAAGTAGCCAACTGCGCCTGCGTAGATACCTCGCCGTGTCGGCTCTAACTCCTCGATAATCTCCATCGCGCGCACTTTGGGTGCCCCCGAAACCGTACCCGCAGGGAAGCAGGCGCGCAGGGCATCGAAAGCATCCTTGTCGGGGGTAAGCCTGCCTTTCACATCAGACACGATATGAATCACATGCGAGTACTGCTCAATGGTCATCAGCTCTTCCACGCGCACCGTGCCGTAAGCGCAGACGCGCCCCAAATCGTTGCGTCCAAGGTCTACCAGCATCACATGTTCGGCGCGCTCCTTCTCGTCTGCCAGCAGCTCCCGAGCCAGCCTTTTATCGTCTTCAGGGGTTTTACCTCGTGGGCGCGTGCCCGCAATGGGACGGGTGGTGGCGATGCGTTTTTCCACCGTCACCAGAATCTCCGGCGAAGCTCCCGCCAGCACCACATCGTCCAGCTCCAGATAGAACATGTAGGGCGAAGGGTTCAGCGAGCGCAGGGCGCGGTATACATCGAACGGATGCGACTGGATAGGGGCATGCCAACGTTGAGAGATGACCATCTGCGTGCCGTCGCCCGCCGTGATATACTCCTTGGTTCGGGCAACTGCCTGCTGATACTGCTCGGGCGTCTGGTTTGGTGTGAAGACAACGGGCGTCTGCCTCGCCGGTGTTTTGGGGGCTGGCGGTAGCGGAGCGCGAAGCCTTTCGATCATCTCGTCCACTCGCGCACAGGCTTCCTCGTATGCTTTGTCCGCGTTGCCCTCCACATGCGCGTTGCTCAGCGCGATGATGCGATGGCGTACGTGATCGAAGATAATCAGGGAATCCGCCAGCAAGAAGCAGCTGTCGTCCACCTGTAAGTCATCCACCGTCTCTTCGGGCAGCCGCTCGAAGAAGCGCACCATGTCGTAGGCGATGTAGCCCACCAGCCCACCCACAAAGCGAGGCAACTCGGCTGGCAACGCGATGCGATAGGGGCTGAGCAGGCTTTTGAGACGGTGCAGGGGGTCCTGCCCCTGCGGAAGTATCTCGGTAGTTACCGTTCCATCCCGGATAAGGCGTATCTCGCGCCCCTTGCTGCGGAACACCAGGGCAGGCTCCGTGCCCAGGAACGAGTAGCGCGCGATTCGCTCGCCGCCCGCCACGCTTTCCAGCAGAAACGAGTATCTCCCCCGCGCGATTTTGCGGAACGCCGAAACAGGCGTCTCCATGTCCGCCAGAATCTCGCGGTACACGGGTATCAGGTTGCTCTGCTGCGCCAGACGATGGAACTCCTCTCGCGAGGGAGAGAACATGCGTGTTTCTCCTCCAGCAAACGCAAGGGATAACAGTTAGCGTAACGTTATTATAGCAGATTGGGGCAAGGGGCGTCTACTGTCGGCGGAACCTGCCCACTATATCCGGTTCGCCCTGTTCGATGCGGAACACCTTATCGCGGCTGTGCGCCCCCTGCACCAGCACAATCGCGCTTTTGGGGATATCGAGCGCTTTCGACAGCAGTTCGCGGCAGGCTTTGTTCGCCTGTCCTTCCGCAGGGGGAGCGGTCACGCGCACCCGCAGGGTTTCGCCGTCCCAGCTTTCCACTTCATTGCGTCCGGCGCGAGGGGTCAATCGCACTTTCAGGTACCACTGGCTCATCCCGCTACCCTCAGCAGTTGGGTGGCTATCAGCGCAAGCGTATTGTTCAGGGCGTGCATCCAGATGCAGGGCAACAGACTGCGACGTTCTACAAACAGCGCGCCCAGCATCACGCCGATGACGAAAACCGCTACCCAGCCAAGATACATCTGCGGATGCAATACCGAGAAGACCA
This window harbors:
- the trpE gene encoding anthranilate synthase component I, with protein sequence MFSPSREEFHRLAQQSNLIPVYREILADMETPVSAFRKIARGRYSFLLESVAGGERIARYSFLGTEPALVFRSKGREIRLIRDGTVTTEILPQGQDPLHRLKSLLSPYRIALPAELPRFVGGLVGYIAYDMVRFFERLPEETVDDLQVDDSCFLLADSLIIFDHVRHRIIALSNAHVEGNADKAYEEACARVDEMIERLRAPLPPAPKTPARQTPVVFTPNQTPEQYQQAVARTKEYITAGDGTQMVISQRWHAPIQSHPFDVYRALRSLNPSPYMFYLELDDVVLAGASPEILVTVEKRIATTRPIAGTRPRGKTPEDDKRLARELLADEKERAEHVMLVDLGRNDLGRVCAYGTVRVEELMTIEQYSHVIHIVSDVKGRLTPDKDAFDALRACFPAGTVSGAPKVRAMEIIEELEPTRRGIYAGAVGYFSFSGDMDTCIAIRTIVIKDGVAYIQAGAGIVADSVPEREHQECLNKAGALMRAVEMAEAGLE
- a CDS encoding DUF167 domain-containing protein, whose translation is MSQWYLKVRLTPRAGRNEVESWDGETLRVRVTAPPAEGQANKACRELLSKALDIPKSAIVLVQGAHSRDKVFRIEQGEPDIVGRFRRQ